One window from the genome of Cryptomeria japonica chromosome 6, Sugi_1.0, whole genome shotgun sequence encodes:
- the LOC131051044 gene encoding (R,S)-reticuline 7-O-methyltransferase-like, whose product MAPPLTVAIPQVSEQEAQMDKLKLYDIMLGSAKPMAVRAAVLLNIPDIIAEASGSLTVEEIAAHISESTKEESPPPIEYLFRLLRFLASQEVFIEIPHQEDFRQTRYGLTGVSGLLVKETRKGGVSVQNYVPWLLAFNNHSSLQGWLHLHESVLEGSSAFSKAFGMSYWDYVANNPEANKTLNEAMSCDTRAVMSSVVKIYEEGFKKIDSLVDVGGGLIRVQHVSGDMFEHIPSADAIFIKSVLHDWSDDDCVRVLRRCYEAIPENGKVIIVDALIAEGKKDEDNKENLLRGVGLAFDMEMMLLSTGGKERTEMQFKQILTKAGFKSYTIFKLPSFQNIIEVSKF is encoded by the exons ATGGCTCCTCCACTTACAGTTGCAATTCCCCAGGTTTCTGAACAAGAAGCCCAAATGGATAAGCTAAAACTGTATGACATAATGCTCGGCTCAGCTAAGCCCATGGCTGTGAGAGCTGCTGTTTTGCTGAATATTCCGGACATAATTGCTGAGGCTTCAGGCTCTCTTACCGTAGAAGAAATTGCTGCTCATATTTCAGAGTCCACCAAAGAAGAAAGCCCCCCTCCCATAGAATATCTGTTTCGTCTTCTGAGATTTCTAGCCTCCCAGGAAGTGTTTATTGAGATCCCACACCAGGAGGACTTCAGGCAAACTAGATATGGCCTCACAGGCGTTTCTGGATTACTTGTTAAGGAAACAAGAAAAGGAGGTGTATCCGTGCAAAACTATGTTCCTTGGTTGTTGGCATTCAACAATCATAGTAGCCTCCAGGGATGGCTGCATCTGCATGAGTCTGTGTTAGAAGGCAGCAGCGCCTTCAGTAAGGCTTTTGGTATGAGTTATTGGGACTACGTTGCAAACAATCCTGAAGCCAACAAGACATTGAACGAGGCCATGTCCTGTGACACTCGTGCTGTCATGTCTAGTGTTGTCAAGATTTATGAGGAGGGATTTAAGAAGATTGATTCTTTGGTCGATGTTGGGGGAGGCTTAATTA GAGTACAACATGTGAGTGGCGATATGTTTGAGCATATTCCATCAGCTGATGCAATCTTTATCAAG TCAGTTTTGCATGATTGGAGTGATGATGATTGTGTAAGAGTGTTGAGAAGGTGCTATGAGGCTATACCAGAAAATGGAAAAGTTATAATCGTTGATGCCCTTATTGCTGAAGGAAAAAAAGATGAAGATAACAAAGAAAATCTTCTAAGGGGAGTGGGACTGGCATTTGATATGGAAATGATGCTATTGAGTACTGGTGGAAAGGAGCGAACAGAGATGCAATTTAAACAAATTCTTACCAAAGCGGGTTTCAAAAGCTACACCATCTTCAAATTACCATCTTTTCAAAACATTATTGAGGTTTCCAAGTTCTGA